The proteins below are encoded in one region of Paenibacillus sp. YYML68:
- a CDS encoding post-transcriptional regulator, whose translation MSDEKQLQSGSGEAQATDHEKAEEKAASGEEERDHKDARSEQVPYMELFYSDESAAAVDAPERRAQPTMMDWASMTIETAPGQAQKHEMDSSEALEAGADDAEASEVDQAQIEQHLADTDWTEQGAEGSSELMEAEELNQVIEDICRSKAEEFRMIGYERVTGAEIWECVSDSYRKKGLPPLHRIVNDILTLKVTSFMNWMTMSVYRDSQR comes from the coding sequence TCATGAGAAGGCTGAGGAAAAAGCCGCTTCGGGAGAGGAAGAGAGAGATCATAAAGATGCACGTTCTGAGCAGGTGCCCTATATGGAGCTGTTCTATTCGGATGAGTCTGCCGCGGCAGTGGATGCTCCTGAGAGGCGTGCGCAGCCGACCATGATGGACTGGGCGTCCATGACGATTGAGACGGCACCGGGCCAAGCTCAGAAGCATGAGATGGACTCATCGGAAGCATTGGAGGCTGGCGCTGACGATGCTGAAGCCAGTGAGGTCGATCAAGCTCAGATCGAACAGCATTTGGCGGACACGGATTGGACGGAGCAAGGCGCAGAGGGATCGTCTGAGCTGATGGAAGCTGAGGAGCTGAACCAGGTGATCGAGGACATATGCCGGAGCAAGGCGGAGGAGTTCCGTATGATCGGCTATGAGCGGGTAACGGGAGCGGAGATATGGGAATGCGTCAGCGACAGCTATCGGAAAAAGGGGCTCCCACCGCTGCATCGCATCGTCAACGATATATTGACGTTGAAGGTGACGTCGTTCATGAATTGGATGACGATGAGCGTCTACAGAGACTCCCAGCGCTAG
- the secD gene encoding protein translocase subunit SecD — MDTKRIVAFFAVVIIVLSAIGLTSPSLMKDIRLGLDLKGGFEILYVAEPIEEGQTITKESLLETARSVEKRANDSGVAEPEVTTEGKDRIRVRIAGITNEDEVRAILKKPAELTFRGPDGTKEMIGSDFVQGGAELMFDEANRPQINITVKDAQKFKNVTEKLLGQPLAIYLDETMLSAPIVQAVLSDGKATISGNYTIDEARKLRDTINLGALPLKLTEKYTQSVGASLGQASLEQTVRASVVASILILLFMIFVYRIPGLVASVSIIAYIWLLLGIIYMMNATLTLPGIAAFVLGVGMAVDANIITYERIKEEMRSGKSALSSLKAGSRNSLRTIIDANLTTILAGAVLYFLGTGAIQGFALTLIFSILVSILSNVLFSRWLLYLLIRSNWLKKPEYFGVKESEINAL, encoded by the coding sequence ATGGATACTAAGCGTATTGTCGCGTTTTTCGCGGTGGTCATCATCGTGTTAAGCGCGATCGGTCTGACCAGCCCAAGCTTGATGAAGGATATCAGGCTCGGATTGGATTTGAAGGGCGGCTTTGAAATCTTGTACGTTGCGGAGCCGATTGAAGAGGGACAGACGATTACGAAGGAGTCGCTGCTGGAGACGGCGCGCAGCGTCGAGAAGCGGGCGAACGATTCCGGTGTTGCCGAGCCGGAGGTTACGACTGAGGGCAAGGACCGTATTCGTGTTCGTATTGCCGGCATTACGAATGAGGACGAAGTTCGAGCAATCCTGAAGAAGCCAGCTGAGCTGACGTTCCGTGGACCGGATGGCACGAAGGAGATGATCGGCAGCGATTTCGTTCAGGGCGGAGCTGAGCTCATGTTCGATGAGGCGAATCGTCCGCAGATCAACATCACCGTGAAGGACGCTCAGAAGTTCAAGAACGTGACGGAGAAGCTGCTCGGTCAGCCGCTTGCAATCTACCTTGACGAGACGATGCTGTCAGCTCCGATCGTACAGGCTGTGCTATCCGACGGCAAGGCGACGATCTCCGGTAACTATACGATCGACGAAGCGCGGAAGCTGCGCGACACGATCAATCTCGGTGCGCTGCCGCTGAAGCTGACGGAGAAATATACGCAGTCTGTCGGAGCCTCGCTCGGACAAGCGTCGCTGGAGCAGACCGTACGCGCTAGTGTAGTCGCTTCCATCCTAATTTTACTATTCATGATTTTCGTTTACCGGATTCCAGGCCTGGTCGCAAGCGTATCGATCATTGCCTACATCTGGCTGCTACTTGGCATCATCTATATGATGAACGCAACGTTGACGCTCCCTGGTATTGCCGCCTTCGTGCTTGGGGTCGGTATGGCCGTGGACGCCAACATCATTACGTACGAGCGGATTAAAGAGGAGATGCGCAGCGGCAAGAGTGCCTTGTCGTCGCTGAAGGCTGGCTCGCGCAACTCGCTGCGCACCATTATCGACGCGAACCTGACGACGATTTTGGCCGGTGCGGTGCTGTACTTCCTCGGAACAGGCGCGATTCAAGGCTTTGCGCTGACGCTTATTTTCAGCATTCTGGTCAGTATCCTTTCGAACGTCCTTTTCTCCAGATGGCTGCTGTATTTGCTCATTCGTAGCAACTGGTTGAAGAAGCCGGAGTACTTTGGAGTAAAGGAGTCCGAGATTAATGCGCTTTAA